A segment of the Oscillospiraceae bacterium genome:
CCAACATTTTTGTATCATTCAACCGAGAAAGCGCGGTATTGCTTACAGCTTCATTTTTATCGTTTTGAACGGCCTTTGCCAGTGCGACCGGATCGGTGATCTTATTCACCGCCGCTTCACGCACCGCAGCGTTGGGAGCGGTGAGCGCCGCTTGTTCCAACTGTTTCGGGTCGGTCAGCTTATCAATCGCCCGCAGCGCCTTTTCCCGGTCCGAACTCTCCCACGTCGGTTTAAATAATCCCATAATACCCTCCCGGCTTGATTCATTGATCATGATAAATTCGGCGCGGTCACTTTTCGGTTTTGCTGCAATACGGTTCAATACGCCGATGAGACGGTTGATTTTCATATAAATGATTTCCTCGCGCTCGAAGTCGAGTTTACCGAAATTTCATGTTTTTCATTATAGCAGAAAATTTCAGTATTTAAAATAATGAATCGGAAAAAACAAAAACAGTAAAAGACCGTTGCGCTTGGTGCTTTGCACTGGTAGAATGAAAGAAAAGGGCATCACGGAGGTTTTATGGCACTTAAAATTTATGATTTATCGGTCAACGATTTAAAAGATTATATCGGGTTTGACTCGCCGCTCCGTTTTTCGTGGAAAGTGCGAGCTTCCGAACGCGGAGAATGCCAAAAGCAAAGGCGCATTTTGGTCTCGGAGAACCGTGAAGAACTTGAAAAAAATACGGGCGAAATTTGGGACAGCGGTTGGATTTTATCGGGAGAATCTTTGTACATTTCTTATTTCGGTGAAAAATTGAAGCCGCTGACGCGTTATTATTGGCGCGTTTTATGCAAAGGAGAAGACGGCAAAGAGGTTCGGTCGGAGATTGCCTTTTTTGAAACCGCCAAACTGGACACGCCGTGGAAAGCCAAGTGGATCACCGCCGATTTTATCGATAAAGCGCCGAAGTTCGCGCAAAAAGAACAGGACGCGCTGGCGGCGCCCTATCTGCGCAAGGTCTTTTCGGTTAAGAAACCGGTTGAATGCGCACGGCTTGTCATCTGCGGACTCGGATATTTCGAGGCCTGTTTGAACGGTAAAAAAGTCGGGGACGATTTTCTTTCAACACCGCCCACCCAATATGATCTTCTCTCCTTTTACCGCGTTTACGACGTGACCGGGCAGCTCAAGACCGGGGAAAACGCGCTTGCGGCAGTGCTCGGGAACGGGTTTTACAACAGCTTCACCGACGACCCGTGGAATTCAAGCCATGCGCCCTGGCGCGGCTGGCCCCGCCTGATCGCGGAACTGCATATCATTTATTCGGACGGCACCAAGACCATGATCCCGACCGACGGCAGCTGGAAATCGGACAGAGGACCGATCTTTTTCAACGGCATCCGCCACGGCGAGCATTATGACGCCCGTCTCGAACAACCCGGCTGGAATGATGCCGGCTTCAACGATTCCGCCTGGCAGCCGGCGCGGCTGATGAGAAGTCCCGGCGGCGTATTAAAAGCGATGGAGATGGAGCCGATCCGCATCTGCGAACGGTTTCCTGCGGTCGATCTCTGGCAGACGCCCGACGGCTGGGTCTTTGACGTGGGGCAAAATCAGGGGGGCATCGGCGCGTTTGTTTTCAGGGGAAAGGCGGGTACCGGGATCACAATCCGCTATTCCGACCTTCTGACGCCCGACAGGCGGCTGACCCACAAGCAGCTCGATGTATTTATCAAAAATTACTGCTTCCAGACCGATAAATACATCAAAAAGACCGACGGAGAAGAGGTCTGGCATCCGATTTTCACCTATCACGGCTTTCAATATATCGAACTCTCGGGCATTGATTATACGCCCCAACTCTCCGATGTGACGGCGCTGACGCTTCATAACGATGTGGCCGAAAACAGCGTTTTCAATTGCTCCGATGAGGTCTTGAACAAAGTGCAGCATATGTGCCGCAGGTCTTCGACTTCGTGCATGATGGGGATTTTCGCAAGCGATACCCACCGCGAAAAAAGCGCCTGGACGGGCGACGGCTCGCTGTCTTCCGAACAGCTTACCATCAACTTCGGAGCAAAAGCGTTTTTGAGTAAATGGCTGGGTGACATTCGCCGTGCACAGCGTATTGACGGTCTGATTCCCTGCATCGCCCCGACTGCCGGTTGGGGCTATAACAGCATGAACGGGCCCGACTGGTCGTCCGCAATCGTCGACATCCCGTGGAATCTGTATGTTGCATCCGGCGATATGCAGGTGCTGTATGAAAATTACGAGGCGATCCAAAAACATTTTGCTTTTATGGAGCATATGGCGACCGATGATATCGTGCATTACGGCCTCGGCGACTGGTGTCCGCCGTTCGAGGGCGAGGCCGTCACCGTCAACATGAGCAATTTCAAATGCCCGACCGAAGTCACCGATACGGCTTATTATCACACGGCGGCGAGGCGCCTTTGGCAGATGGCGGAGATTTTAGGCAACAAGCGCGACGCGCTGCATTATCAAAAACGCGCAAAAGAGATTAAAAAGGCCTTCCGGGACGCGTTTTATGATTCAAAAAACGATCTGGTCACGGGGAATTGTCAGACCTCGACCGGCGTGATGATTTACCACGGTTTCGCCGAACCGGAGGAGCTTCCCGGCCTGTATGCCCGGCTGCTGACTCAAATCGACGAGCAGAACGGCCATCTCGACTTCGGCGTTTTGGGAAATAAGGCCGTCATGCATGCGCTCGGCGCGGGCGGGCTTGGTGAGGTCGGTATCAAAATGCTGCTTCAACCCGATTTCCCGAGCGTGCGCAGATGGGTCGAGTTAAACGCCAACACCCTCTGGGAGTGCTGGAACGGCGGCGGTTCGCACAACCACCACATGTTCAGCGACCTCTCCGCGTTTTTTTATCAATACATCGCCGGAATCAGCGCCGACGAAAACGAACCGGGCTATGCGCATATCATGGCCAGACCCGCATTGACCTCGGGCCTTTCGGGCGCGCGCTGCGAGATCTCGACGGTGCGCGGTACGGTCGGCTGCCGTTTTCTTATCGCAAACGGCGCATTCATCGTCGAGCTGGACATTCCGTCCGCTTGCCGCGCGACGTTGTATCTGCCGGATTGCCGCGATCTGACCGAAAGCGGTGTAAAAGCCGAAGAGGCCGATGGCGTTCAAATGCACAGCGAAAATAATAAACCGGTTATAGAACTGGTTTGCGGCAGTTATCGAATTGAGGGGAAGTTGCTGTAGGAACATCCGGCATATGTGTTAAGCGGATATTATCTTGTAGGGTGGGATGACCACATCTCGTCCTACTAATTTTCACGCATTTTCCAACATCAACCGCAGATTGCGCGGAATGCACTTTAATTCGTCGCCGTTGTCGTAAATCCACAGTTTCTCTTTAATCATATCAGGGTAATCTTTAAATGAAGCACTACGGAGCATGGTCTCGGTTTCGTCTTCCGAAAACTCGATTTTCTCAACATTCGCAAGACGCTTTTGATTCATCGGGCAGACGTCCTGACATTTGGTGCACTCGAGCAGCCGATGATGCGCCGATTTCGGCACCCATTCGGGAATATCAAGATCGTCGCGAGCATTGACGTTCGCAAGGCAAATTTCGTTGTCGATCAAATAGCGGTCGGGCAAAATGGCCTTGGTCGGACAATTTGCGATGCACTTTCCGCAGGTATCGCACAACTCCATGGTGACGGCTTCGCGCCAGGAATAGCCCTCAGCGGGCAGGTCGGCGGCATAGGAATTCAATTTGATAAAACTGCCCCAATCGCCGCAATAGGTGATGTTGCTGCGCCCGTATTCGCATAAACCCGCGCAGACCGCAAGCCGCTTTTGCGGCATCCACGAAAAGGGCTTGAGATGAAAACCGCGCTGTTCAAAGAGCGCTTTTAAAGCGTCGTCCCGTTCGGCCGTATGTAAAAACCCGTCGTCCGCAATGCAGGAAACCGTTTTTCCCCGATAGCGAAAAACCAAATTGACGACCCTTTGCGGCCACACTGCGACGACAACGGATTTGACCTCGAAATCAACCTCCGGGGTATAGACATATTTCTTTTCGATGATCCATTTCTGAAACCCGTTGATCGCATTATCGGCAGCGACTTTATTGATGTCCGCTTTCAGTTCCGCCATTTTGCCGATCGGGATGACTTCGATTTTGATGTCGCTTTCAAGAGCGGCTTTTTTGATGTCGTCAACCATGTGTACCTCCAGTCATATTATCACTTAAAACGATATTAAGGTTTCGCCCAGCCCCGGGAGCAGTCGACGGCTTTTTTCCAACCTTTTAATAGTTCTTGTTGACAGTCGCACGACATTTTCGGCTCGAAAGTGCGTTCCCGTTTCCAATTCTTTTCGATTTCGTATTTGCTCTCCCAATAGCCGACCGCAAGCCCCGCGAGATAGGCCGCGCCCATTGCGGTGGTCTCGATGCAGGCGGGGCGGTGAACCGGTGCGCCGATGACGTCGGCCTGAAACTGCATTAAAAAGTTGTTCGCCGATGCGCCGCCGTCGACACGCAGCGAACGCAGGGTCTTGCCGCAGTCCTGCGCCATTGCCGAAATCACGTCGCCGGTCTGGTAGGCGATGGATTCGAGCGTCGCGCGGATGATGTGTTCGCGGGTGACACCCCTGGTCAGCCCGACGATGCAGCCGCGCGCATACGGGTCCCAATACGGCGCACCAAGCCCCACAAAGGCCGGGACGACATAGCACCCGGCGGTATCGGGTACTTTTGAGGCGAAATATTCGGTATCGGCGGCATTATAGACCAGATGCAGCTCATCCCGCAGCCACTGGATGGCGGCACCTGCGATAAAAATCGAGCCCTCGAGCGCGTATTCAACCTTGTTGTCGACGCCCCATGCAATCGTCGTGATCAGGCCGTTTTCGGAAAACACGGGTTTTTCGCCGGTGTTCATCAGCAAGAATCCGCCGGTGCCGTAGGTGTTCTTGGCTTCCCCGGCGAAAAAGCAGGTCTGCCCGAACAGCGCCGCCTGTTGATCACCCGCCGCGCCGCCGATTTGAATCGGATAGCCGAAAAAATCGGGCAGGGTCTCGCCGTAGACGCACGACGACGGCCTGACCTCGGGCAGCATGCAGGCAGGGATATCGAGCTCGGCCAGAATCTCTTTATCCCAGCACAGGTCGTTGATGTTATATAAAAAAGTGCGCGAAGCATTGGAATAATCGGTGATATGTACTTTTCCGCCGGTTAGCCGCCAGATCAGCCAGCTCTCGACTGTGCCGAATAACAGTTCCCCGCGCTCTGCGCGCTGTCTTGCGCCGGGGACGTTTTCCAAAATCCAGCGCAGTTTGGTGCCGGAAAAATACGCGTCAATCACCAGTCCGGTCTTTTGCCGGAACTTCTCGGCCAGCCCCTTGGCTTTGAGTTCATCGCAGTACTCCGCGGTGCGTCTGCATTGCCAGACGATGGCGTTATAAACCGGTTCGCCGGTGGTCTTGTCCCATACAATTGTGGTCTCGCGTTGGTTGGTGATGCCGACCGCCGAGATGTCGCGCGCAGAGACGCCGATTTTCTGCATGGCCTCCTGTGCCGCGCCGATCTGAGTAGCCCAGATCTCCATCGGGTCATGCTCGACCCAGCCGGGTTTCGGATAAAATTGGCGGATATCTTTTTGGGCCGTGCTTTTGATATTGCCCACGCGGTCGAAGAGGATGCAGCGGGCGCTTGTCGTGCCGGAATCCAAGGCCATAATATAGCTCATAATCGTTCTCCTGACACTTATTTTACCATATTATAACGGATTGCGGGAACATTTTCAAGAACGATTGACAAGCGCAGCGCAATATAATATCATTGACACGGCGGAATGCCAATTCTTTATACGGTGGATTTTTTCAAATCTGGTAACGGTGTGTATATCTCTATGAAATTCTTCCGGAATTTCTTTTCACATTTCGGCGATGTGCTTTATAATTACATAGCAGGCATCAAAGAGAGCCGCTTTAACGCCCTTTATAACGACCGTGACGGTTATGCGAAGGACCTGCGCCGGGTTTTCTGGGGCAACGCCTTCGGCAATCTCGCGGCTGTGACGATGAACGGCGTATTTTTTACCGGATTGGTTTTAATTTTGCTCAAAGGCGAGAGCGACAGCGTCAAAAACTCTTATATCGGAACCATCGTCAGCATTCAAACCGCCTGCGGCATGGCGCAGATTTTCGCGCCCGTTCTGATCGAGCGTTTAAAATCGCGCAAGGCGTTTGTTTTTGCGACCCGTCTTGTTTACTACGGCATCAATGCGGTTTTGCTTCCGCTCGTTCCGCTGCTTCCGCTTTCACAAAAGCCGCAGATCTCCGTCTTTATCGCTTTGATGATCATCATGCAGATTTCGATGTCGATCAACAGCCCGGCCATTTCGGCCTGGCATATCACCTACATCACGCCTGACCGGCGGGCTGACTACTTCTCGCTGCAGCAGATGGCATATACCATATTGAACGCCCTGACCATGGTCTCGTGCGGATTTTTACTGGATCAATTTAAAGCGCACGATGCGGCGCTGACCGGCATATTGATTTTGCGCGGCTTGGCGGTAGTATTCGTCGCTTTTGAATGCAACATGTTTTTCCGAATCCGCGAGGTGGAATATCCCAAGCCGGAAAAGCTCGATTTTATCTCGATCTTCTCCGCGCCGATGAAAAGCAAGGGCTTTATCCCGCTTGTGCTGATTGCCGCGGCTTATAATTTTACCGTGGCGATCCAAGGGCAGTATTTTACGGTTCATTTGCTCGAAGAAGCAAAAATGAGCTATACGCTTTACACGTTCATGGGCATTTTCTCACTGCCGATCCTGCTGATCATGATGCCGGTTTGGAACCGGATTGTCAAAAAGCTGGGATGGTTTTACACACTCGCGCTGTCTATCATTCTCTTTTCGCTGCCGCAGATTTTCAACATGCTGATCACCGAAAAAACGATCTGGATCTATCCGGTACTTTGTATTTATACCAGCTTTGTGAGTCCGGGGCTGTCGTTAGGGTTTTCTAACCTGCCGTTTATGCGGATGCCCGAGGAATCGAAATCATCCTGTCTGGCGTTTTACTCCACTGCGGCAAGCTTGGCCGCATTTGCGGGTGCGCTGTTCGGGAAATACTTCGTCCAATGGACCGAGGGGAAGTATCTGAATCTGTTCGGGATCACGGTAGGGAACCGACTTTATCACTTCATCATCTCATTCGGGCTTTTGGTGATATTGTCGGCGGTCATCTTTACTATGCAAAAACGCGAGGAAAGATCCAAAAGCGAATCTTCGGAATGAGAAACCGATTCATACAGAAAGGACGGTCATCAAATGGCACGGTACGGATGGTTCTGGTACGACTCCGACGAGATCTTCAGGTTTACGCAAGAGGATATGGACGCCAAAGTCAAGCGGTATGCCGACATCGGCATCACGGTTCTGATCGGCTCCACTCTCACGCATTTCCGCTGGTCGTTTTTCCGCCACTGGGATGTGATTCTCGCCTGCATCGAAAAGCTGGTCAGGGCCTGCCATAAATACGGAATTCAATACGTCGAACACCACAGCTCCCATCTGACTTTTAACCCTCAGGACGACGAAGAAAAGAAAATCATCGAGCGGATGTTTACTTCCCGCGGCGGTTCGTCGGACGAATGGCCGGGTTTGTGGGAGGACGCCTGCGGCGATCCGGAGATCGACGGCGTCAAGCTGTCGAGTATGCGGCAGATTTCCGGCCGAAGCGGCAAAATCGGCATCACGACCTATCACGGCTACGGCTTTTGTTTTAACAACCCCGATTACAGACGGATTTATTTCAAGCACCTCGCGGATATCTATGCGCAGGGCGTCGACGGCATCATGACCGACGACATCCAGTATTTCGGCAACGACGGCACCGGCTGGGCATCTTTTAATGCCTGCACCTGCGAACACTGCCGCCGTCTGCTCAAAGAAAAAACCGGGTATGACATCCCCGGCCCCGGGAAATGGAAAGATTTTTATTGGAATTTCAAAGACCCGGCGTTCGTGGCTTGGAAACGGTTCAAGGATGAATCCACGCTCGATTTTGTCTATGCGGTCAAAAAGCATTACGAGGATTTGGGCTATAAGATGCTTCGCCCGAATTATATCTCCCATGTGCTGTTTACCAATGTGACCGCGGCGCCGTTTGAAAAATGCGCAGAGATCTGGGACTGCATCTTTCAGGAGAACTGCTACAGCCATATTATCTCTCAGTCCTGGCCGTCCTTTGCGACCGAAGCCGTCCATCGGTTCTGTATGGCCCGCAAAGGGGACGTGCCGGCGATGTCGATGTTTTATCCCGCGACGGAATCGGGACTGTATTTCACTTGGGCGCTTTCGATGGCTTGGGGGCAGCTTTTTACCCAGAGCGGCGGAGACGACCTCGACAAATATCTCGACGAGGGTAAGCTGCGCAGGTTTGAAAGTGCAAATGCGGAATTGTACGGGCACCCGAGAAAGATTGCCGATCTCGCGTTTTTATTGTCGCAGAACACCCGCGATTATGCCGACGGATGCGACGGCTATATGAAACGTTTTTTACAGTGGATGCAGGCGTCGATGATGTCCGGGATCGCGACCGATATGGTTTTTGAAGACGACGGCGAACATTTCGGCGATCATCAGGTGATTGTCGCGGCTTACACGGCGATGCTCTCCGATAAAGTTTTACAGGACCTTGAACAATATGTGATAAACGGCGGAAAACTGCTGATCGTCGGCGACTTCGGGGTTTACAAACCCGACGGAGGCAAACGGGAAACGCCTGCGCTTTGCGCAAACCAAAAGCTCGGCAAAGGCGAAGTCGTTTTGATGGATTCGTCCGAATGCGCCGAAATTTATCAGGACTTTATGAACGTGCGCAGAGACGTCAATTATTCCGACCGGGTTCCCGCGACGCCGTATGCACTTGATAAGCTGCGTCAGACCGGCGGCAAAGCGCTGCACAAACGGTTAGGAAAAACCGTCTGCGAGGTCGAGAGCGACGCCGAGCTGTTTGTCTCGTTATTTAAAAATGAGTCCTGCCATACGCTGCATATCGTCAATATCGGCGGCACGGTTAAAAAGAGCGGAGAAGTCGATCATATCGAGCCGATCCGAGCGTTCGGTGCGGATGCACCCAAAATCGGTACGGTCAAGGTAAAGATGAACGCGCTCTCCGGAGCAAAATCGGTCACGCTCTATACCCCCGAAAACGAAACCCCGCTGCCGCTTTCGTTCGATCAAAACGGTCGGCTTGAATTCATGATCCCGACGGGGACCTTTGCGGGATATTGCGCGGTTAAAATCGACTAAACACTACGGTGAGATAAAGTGGAAAGGGAGTTATCGGTATGATGCGGTACGGTTGGATTTGGTATGACGCGAAAGAGATTTTTGAGTTTTCTCAGGGGGATATGGACGCCAAATTCAAGCGGTATGCCGACGTCGGCATCAATATCCTGATCGGATTCAGTTGCACGCATTTTCGCTGGTCGTTTACGCGCCACTGGGATATCATCAATGCCTGCATCGAAAAGCTCGTCAAGGCCTGCCATAAGTACGGCATTAAGTATGTCGAACACCACAGTTCTCATCTGACTTTTAATCCGCAGAATGAAGACGACCGAAAATGGGCCGAAAACGTCCTGCGTTCTCGCAACTCCAAGCCCGGGGACTGGGAAGGATTTTGGGAGGACGCCTATGGTGACCCGGTCATCGACGGCGTGAAGATGTCGAGTTTACGCCAGATCTCGGGGCGCAGCGGCAAAGCGGGCATTACGACTTATCACGGTTACGGGATGTGTTTTAATAATCCCGATTACCGGCGGCTGTATTTCAACTATCTTGAGGACGTCTATAAACGGGGCGTCGACGGCATTATGACCGACGACATTCAATATTTCGGCAACGACGGCACGGGCTGGGCGTCGTTTAACGCCTGCACCTGCGAACACTGCCGCCGGCTGTTCCGTGAAAAGACCGGTTACGAAATTCCGCGGCCCGAACAGTGGAAAGAATTTTACTGGAATTTCAAAGACCCGGTTTTTGTCGCATGGAAACGGTTTAAAGACGAATCGACCCTCGATTTCGCCTATGCCGTCAAAAAGCATTATGAGGATTTGGGATACAAGATGCTGCGCCCGAACTACATTTCCGGCGTGATTACGACCAATGTGACCGCCTATCCGTTTGAAAAGTGCGCGGAGATTTGGGACTGCATCTTCCAGGAAAACTGCAGCATGCACATCATCTCCCAGTCGTGGCCGTTTTTCGCGGCCGAAGCGGTGCACCGGTTTTGTATGGGGCGTAAGCGCGGCGTCCCGGCAATGTCGATGTTTTACCCCTGTACGGATTCGTCATTATACTTCGGCTGGGCGCTCTCAATGGCGTGGGGTCAGCTGTTCACCCAATGCGGCGGAGAAAATTTGGACAACTATCTTGACGAAGGCAAACTGCGCCGGTTCGAAGAGACCTATGCCGAATTATACGAACACCCCAAAAAACTCGCCGATCTCGCGTTTTTGTTGTCGCAGAACACCCGCGATTACGCCGACGGGTGCGACCGGTATATGCACAAATTTTTGCAGTGGATGCAGGCGTCGATGATGTCCGGCATCGCGACCGATATGGTTTTCGAGGACGACGGTGAACACTTTGCCGGGCACAAGGCGATTTTAGCGCCTTATACGGCGATGCTCTCCGACAAAACCCTGAAAGACCTTGAGCGGTATGTACAAAACGGCGGAAAGCTGCTGATCGTCGGCGATTTCGGCATTTTCAAACCCGACGGAAGCAGCCGTGAAACTCCCGCGCTTTGTAAGAGTCAAAAACTCGGAAAAGGCGAAATTATGCTGATTGATCCTTCCGAGTGTGCCGATGTCTATCAGGATGTGCTCAACGTCCCGCGCAGCGATGACCTCAAACACCGCGGAAAAGTACAGCCCTATGCGCTTGACAAACTGCGTGAGACCGGCGGGAAAGCGCTGCTCGAGCGGCTCGGGGAAACCGTTTATGAGGTCGAAAGCGAAGCGGAATTGTTTGTCTCGCTTTTTAAAAATGAAACCTGTCATACATTGCACCTCGTAAACATCGGTGATACGGTTAAAAAGAACGGCGACTGCGGATACCTCGACCCGGTCGAGGTATTTTGCCCCGGCGCCGAAAAGATCGGCGAGGTAAATGTAAAACTCAACACGCTTCAGAAAGCCCAATCGATTACTCTGTATTCGCCCGAAAACCAAAACCCGCTCCCGCTGAAATTCATCAGCGAAAACGGGCGGTTGGAATTTACCATCCCGGCGCAGTCCTTTGCGGGATACTGCGCGGTTAAAATCGTCTAACCGTTTCTCTTACCCAGGAACTCGACGATATAGTAGGTTCCCGCGATATACATGCCCAGAATCGAGAGGTTTTGGGCGATTTTTTTGCCGTTGCCCAATTCTACATATTCGATGTTATCGTTTGAAGGCATCTGTGTCGCTGAGGAAGCGGACTGCGCGCTGCTTGGGGTCTGCGCGGAACCGGTCTGTTCGGAGGATGCGGATTGTTTTGAAGAAGCGGTTTGGCTGCCCGGGGTCTGCGCAGAGCTTGTCTCTGACGAAGCCGAAGATTGGGAAGAAGCCGCTTCCGATGATGCAGCCGAACTTGACGGAGTGTTTTCGGAAGAAGCGGAAGCCGTGAATTCCGTATAAATCGTCTTGGCTTCGGTGACGAGCGAACGCCCTATCGAACAAGCAGGCGCAAGCAGCGAACAATGCCTGTGGCAGCCGTTGCAAAACAGGCGTCCCAAATAATCGTTAAAAGTGTCTCCGGCCTGCGGGGTCTCGGTGATGGTGTTGTTTGAGGATATTTTTGTGTCGATATTGATAATTTTCAAGCCCGTTCCTTCACTGCCGTATTCGGCATAAGAGAGCTGCGATACCGTATAGTCCGTTGTCGCGTCATCGGCTGCCGTATAGGTCGGCAAACTGTAGGTGACGGTCGATTTAATGCCGTAGACGATGACGGCCAGCGAGATCACCGCGCCGACGGTTCTGCGCGCGCGGGTGATTTTTTGCGAGCCGAACATCGAGCGGAAAAAGCCGAGGATCATTTTCCAGTGCAGTCCGATGTGGATACCCATGACCGCCAGCGTTACATAAGCAGCCCAGGCGTGAACGGCGTACCACAGGGCGTTGTTTTCTGCCCGAAGCGGCCAAAAAAGTTCCTTTGAGATTGCAATGCCCGAGACGGCGGTCAGCACATACCCGATGAGCATCAACACATCGCAGATCCAGCGCACGGTGTTGACGTTGAATTTGGTCTTGAACAGTTTTCCGGTTACGCCCGTAATCCATTTCCGGTTTAAAAACAGGTGGAAAAACAGCGGAACCGCCATGCCGATTCCGAGAATTTCGTGCCAAACCGAACCGGTCAGGTCATATGTCATCAGGGCGAGCCACATGCCCGTCATAAAAACGTCGATGGATAATTTGACTGCGGTTTTCTTCATGAAAATCACCTCGGTATCCATTATAAAAGATAAAAATGGCAGAAATATGTCCGTGAATGAGAAGTTTTATGATGGAACGCCAAATATCATTTGGCTTTCTTGCAATCGGCTTTTTCACCTGTTATAATTGCGGTTAAGGTGGTGAACGGATGGCGTCAACAATGATGCATTTACTGGTCGGTGACGGTATCGCCAAAGCTGACAATCGGGTGAAAGGAACGGGGCAGTTTTATCTGGGTTGTTTTCTGCCCGACAGCGTCAATGTCGGCGGTTTTGCGCCCAAGGATGTGCGCTGGGCGGCACATTTGCGCGCTAAATCACTCCCTGAGTGGTATGAAAACGTCGGGAAATTCTACTGTGAAAACCGAAAGAAATATGACAATGATCTTCTGCTCGGGTATTGCGTCCACTGTATCACCGATGCCGCTTTTGACGAATTTTTTCATAAAGACATCTGGAAAAAAGCCGAAGCGGCGAATCTCACAGGCTGGGACGAATGCTTTCGGTTTGACCGCACGGTGATGGACGGGCTTTGGTGGAAAGAAAAGCTCAGACCGTTGCTCGGAAAAACCGTACCGGAAGGTGTCGGAAAGATTTCAACCGAATTGGCGGACCGGGCTCTTCGTTATGTAATAAACGACCATTATGCGACTTTGCCGCCGGAACCGCCGACGTTTGTCACCGATGAAATTATCAGAGAACTGACCATAGAGACTTTAGGAAAAACGGAGGAAAGTTTGAAAATAGATTTTCAAACCTGAAGTTTTGCCCGAACGGGCAAAACTCCCCGACTCAAACGAAAGGATGAAAAAATTATGACGGTTTACATCATCACCGATCTCGAAGGCGCAAGCGGCGTCGATCGCTTTGAAATGATCGGCGAGGAGGGCACCGAGGGGCACCGCATCGCAAAAAGGCGGCTCACCGCGGACTTGAACGCGGCGATCGCCGGCTGTTTCGACGGCGGCGCGGACAAGGTCTGGGTTCTTGACGGACACGGCAGCGGCGGGCTT
Coding sequences within it:
- a CDS encoding beta-galactosidase trimerization domain-containing protein; the encoded protein is MMRYGWIWYDAKEIFEFSQGDMDAKFKRYADVGINILIGFSCTHFRWSFTRHWDIINACIEKLVKACHKYGIKYVEHHSSHLTFNPQNEDDRKWAENVLRSRNSKPGDWEGFWEDAYGDPVIDGVKMSSLRQISGRSGKAGITTYHGYGMCFNNPDYRRLYFNYLEDVYKRGVDGIMTDDIQYFGNDGTGWASFNACTCEHCRRLFREKTGYEIPRPEQWKEFYWNFKDPVFVAWKRFKDESTLDFAYAVKKHYEDLGYKMLRPNYISGVITTNVTAYPFEKCAEIWDCIFQENCSMHIISQSWPFFAAEAVHRFCMGRKRGVPAMSMFYPCTDSSLYFGWALSMAWGQLFTQCGGENLDNYLDEGKLRRFEETYAELYEHPKKLADLAFLLSQNTRDYADGCDRYMHKFLQWMQASMMSGIATDMVFEDDGEHFAGHKAILAPYTAMLSDKTLKDLERYVQNGGKLLIVGDFGIFKPDGSSRETPALCKSQKLGKGEIMLIDPSECADVYQDVLNVPRSDDLKHRGKVQPYALDKLRETGGKALLERLGETVYEVESEAELFVSLFKNETCHTLHLVNIGDTVKKNGDCGYLDPVEVFCPGAEKIGEVNVKLNTLQKAQSITLYSPENQNPLPLKFISENGRLEFTIPAQSFAGYCAVKIV
- a CDS encoding DUF4405 domain-containing protein encodes the protein MKKTAVKLSIDVFMTGMWLALMTYDLTGSVWHEILGIGMAVPLFFHLFLNRKWITGVTGKLFKTKFNVNTVRWICDVLMLIGYVLTAVSGIAISKELFWPLRAENNALWYAVHAWAAYVTLAVMGIHIGLHWKMILGFFRSMFGSQKITRARRTVGAVISLAVIVYGIKSTVTYSLPTYTAADDATTDYTVSQLSYAEYGSEGTGLKIINIDTKISSNNTITETPQAGDTFNDYLGRLFCNGCHRHCSLLAPACSIGRSLVTEAKTIYTEFTASASSENTPSSSAASSEAASSQSSASSETSSAQTPGSQTASSKQSASSEQTGSAQTPSSAQSASSATQMPSNDNIEYVELGNGKKIAQNLSILGMYIAGTYYIVEFLGKRNG